The following DNA comes from Oncorhynchus mykiss isolate Arlee chromosome 16, USDA_OmykA_1.1, whole genome shotgun sequence.
GCATGTGACGTCGCAGGTCCCAGGACGCCACAAACGCCTTGTCGCAGCTCTGACACTTGTAGGGCCGCTGCCCGGAGTGCACCCGCTGATGCACGGCCAGGTCGGCAGGCTGCCGGAATCTCTTGGCACACTTATCACAGGGGTAGGGCTTGAACCCTGAATGGGCCCTCTGGTGCCGGCGGAAACTGGAGGGGTCTGAGAACATCTTCCCACACTGCGGGCAGAGGAATGGCTTCTCACCCGAGTGAGTGCGCAGGTGAGACTGATAGGAGGAGAGCTGAGTGAAGCCTTTGCCACACTGCTCACACTGGTAAGGTTTGCTCTGGGAGTGAATGCGGAGGTGACAGGCCAGGGAGGAGGAACGGGAGAAGGCCTTGCCGCAGTCTGAACACAGgtagggcttctctcctgtgtgagacCGTTCATGGTTCTTCAGGTCTTTCAGCTCAGTGTACGTCTTCCCACACTTATCACAGGAGTAGGGCCGGTGGCCCTGGTGGTTGCGCCTGTGCTTCCGGTAAACAGAGGGGTCGGCAAAGCTCTTCCCGCACTCGGCACAAAAATAGGGCTTCTCCCCCGTGTGAGAGCGCAAGTGCACCTTCAACTTGGACAGAGTGGGGTAGCTCTTGGAGCAATGGGGGCAAGAATATGGCCGCTCGCCGCTGTGCTGCGTCATGTGAATACGCAGGCATATGGCCTGCATGAAGGTCTTGCCACATTCAGTGCAGAcaaaaggcttctcccctgtatgggAGCGGCTGTGGTTGCGTAGCTCCGTTGGGGTCTTGTAAGCCTTGTGACACTGATCGCACTGAAAGGGGCGCTGAGCAGAGTGAGAGCGCTGATGCTTGGAGAGCTGGGCTCTGCTGGGGAACGTTTTGCTGCACTGAGAGCATGTGTGCTGTTTTTGCTCCTGCTGCTCCTTACTGTGGGCAGACAGCTTATGGCTCCGGAGAGCCACGGGGCTACTGAAAGCCTCCTGGCAGGCAGAGCATTTGAAAGAATGCTTGGATTTCTTTGGAGGTCTGCCTTTGCCTCTCTTTTTTACAGGGGGCTCCTCTACCTCCAGCTCTATGCTCTCCTCACTCGGTTCAGCAAGGGGGGTGTCTTGCTCTGTAGGTGGTGGGCTGCCAGGCTGGGGAGAGGCCATCCTTTAAGTTATATGCTTGTGATGCTAAGGAAATTAGAATATAAGGAAAAGACATAAGTGAATCTGAAGATGACACATTCAGTCATGCATTTCTTAAACAAGCTTGGGAAATGTTCAGTAGGCAGTAATAATTTTACAATCATAAAATAGTGAGCAGATTGAAACTCAATCCAAGATCATTTATATAATGTTTTCAAATATAATTTGTACTGGCTGAGAGGACATGACAAAGGCACTTGGGTAGCAGTGGGAAACTAGTGAAGCAACGTTTCATTAATAATGTGGAGGGATAAATCTCAAAATGGCTGGCATTAGGACCTCAGGGACAATTAAACTAAACGCTTGTTATAAAAGGAAGTTGGCATGAAAAACATGGATCTCAAATAAATCTAATTTCTTTGAAAAAATAACGTGCGTTTTCCAAGTTAAATTATTACTGGGGCGCATATATCAGGAGACAATAATTCAACAAAAATGGGCAATTGAAGCGATTTTAGCGTACTTGTGCTAAACTCAAAATGGCTGGCTTTAGGACCGGCTGAACAAGCTCATTCGCCCTCTGGGGTCATCCTCGCATGAGATGGCTCCGCATCTGTATTTGGAATAAATGTGTATTATAATATTAAAACGATTGCTTACCTTTTTTATCTTCTTTCGGGCATTCGGGATCAGTTAAAATGTCCAGATATAAAGCCCCAATAACTGCGTTTACAGTGAAGCCCTATGATTGGTGTTGGTGGAGGAGGACGGCTTTAGGACCATGACGAGAGCGCTATTCTCGAGCGTGCAACAGTGCAGCACTTGCGTGGGTCACAATTTCATGTAAATATTAAACGTTGGCTTTATGGATTTTCTCATATTTGACCAACTGTAGTGTATTTTACAGTTAGCAAGTTGTCGGAGAACCGCATGAATGGCTTTATTTTGAAGAACTGCAGGTAAGAGGTGTTCTATTGAGAGGGGAAATAATTAAATAGCACGCTCCTGTTTTGCCAAATGTTTGGATGGATGGTTGATGTCGCGCAGATGGGTTGTTAATTTTTGAATGAGCTAGTGCCTAATTGGGATGGAAAACGTTTTAGCCACCTAAGAAGTGTTTTAAATTTCAGTTTACGTACCAGT
Coding sequences within:
- the znf668 gene encoding zinc finger protein 668, whose product is MASPQPGSPPPTEQDTPLAEPSEESIELEVEEPPVKKRGKGRPPKKSKHSFKCSACQEAFSSPVALRSHKLSAHSKEQQEQKQHTCSQCSKTFPSRAQLSKHQRSHSAQRPFQCDQCHKAYKTPTELRNHSRSHTGEKPFVCTECGKTFMQAICLRIHMTQHSGERPYSCPHCSKSYPTLSKLKVHLRSHTGEKPYFCAECGKSFADPSVYRKHRRNHQGHRPYSCDKCGKTYTELKDLKNHERSHTGEKPYLCSDCGKAFSRSSSLACHLRIHSQSKPYQCEQCGKGFTQLSSYQSHLRTHSGEKPFLCPQCGKMFSDPSSFRRHQRAHSGFKPYPCDKCAKRFRQPADLAVHQRVHSGQRPYKCQSCDKAFVASWDLRRHMLVHTGLRPFSCTECGKSFAERSSLNKHRRVHSGERPFKCDLCFKSFVVSSSLRKHERTHLAERPALLPQQAVPETVAAVFLAHTSLPQFSCSHCDVTFGTWEEVQAHEALHTVSPLSTTVAPLPMGPHVCATCREEFVLLSDLQAHEKMHPKPRPHVCDSCGKGFLNKAGLRKHQRIHSTNRNHVCPHCSKAFLFAAYLRKHLRTHRDPLPTFPLSDTHIAHTEPLPSPPPPIEVSSSTLEPGAICLTIPVTIPVTVPVTFQTTPMYIDKEDRL